One genomic window of Polyangium aurulentum includes the following:
- a CDS encoding EB domain-containing protein: protein MVLTALAGCAPERASEPHAGAASPPAKNQAGELDIATVMRRAHFSYRADGGAFSGGHTTYAVRANAEQLVVWPADSDLVKDPQDSLTAPFVASVESITRGATALADHRGEPAVQPDASLGITRGAVVEHLENTEDGVEQSFAFAARPAGEGDLVVSIAVTGETFVGETEGGLHFADPATGLGVRYGAATWIDDNGVRTPVEADFDGSHIRLRVPSSVIEASAYPAVLDPLIGPEIAIDEPVLALAQEEQSYPAISYMNGTYLVVWSDYRHTLDRDLLAARVSASGTLLDPGGILISIRNERDFNADVANDGTNWMVVWTTNSSLSTAYSLHAARVTPAGTVLDPDGSDLDALGGPPSIAFDGTNYLVAYSSGTYVRGKFLDTNGVHVKTVSFTSAGGSASVSDVATAYNGTNHLIAYNYKTSSTTFRAGARRVSSAGVMLDAADIVACNNSTNCGSGPIGLASDGSGWLIAWDGQSSTNNIFGQRISAAGAALDGASGFAIGSGANANPPQQVDVCFGGGGYGVFWDDQKKVYGARVSSAGTVVVPTTLVSTEGYERAQASAAHDGTNYYLAFLDRRNDTGDIFGLRVSNALAMLDPASTLLTYSGNAQQDVRAAYNGTDWLVVWKDQRTGNTHASDIWGARLSNTGTVLDPLGIPIAQAAETQTAPAVAANGADWLVAWEDRRTPLLGNDIYAARVSSAGVVIDPSGIPVVSRSSHQKTPAIAADGTNWFVVWHDWYDGEIYGTRVTPSAAVLDGGKGIQISTDDGSLPAMAFNGTNYLVTWTKSTNANDVVGARVTPAGVVLDPGSQAIPIATTTADEATASVASNGTDWFVVWESSAELKGARVGAAGTVIDSPALTVNAGGGTRKTASTAWDGTKYWVVWQYEQWYPTALKEIWGARVGSNGVIEDPAGFAVATELPERPKLRPSLAAGKPKELLVTYHRMDATLPYTTYRARARILSGVTVPDGAACSVAVQCASGACVDGVCCDTACSGTCQACTAAKKGAGADGVCGPILVDTDPDDECVAEDATSCGQEGSCSGGSACKLHPAGTVCGQTCNGVDVQPEICDGAGTCAPGGTLTTCAPYVCANGACMSSCTTNADCSLGLTCSGGACVLLHDNGGLCSAGAECKSGFCVDGVCCDTACASTCQACTAAKKGAGTDGTCGAVVQGLDPDGDCEKDPVSTCGKTGECSGFGSCELYLGGTPCGNPICQGTELKGQVCSGAGTCIVAPNGHQSCAPYTCTNGACTSTCVSNLDCAPGHVCAEGACVPPLVNGSVCATSAQCSSGFCVDGVCCNTPCTGDCRACSIAKKGGGADGVCGPVALGTDPDNNCASDAPSTCGRTGVCAGDGTCQLHAQGTSCGASVCQGSVVKGQICNGAGQCVNDAGGQDCAPYVCAGGTCKNPCSTSNECLSGYVCLAGACMPPGSQGAPCGAGAGCASGFCVDGVCCDAACDDACEACSAAKKGQGTDGACEPVKAGTDPDDECAAQVPSTCGYNGQCNGVGTCARYAAGTECAPGTCTGSTQTTPSQCDGDGTCVAGAQTACVSGYACKGAQCATSCTDDGQCAPGHECDPMMQWCVPSMGSGGGGGGIGNGGGGGSTSASGSGGAGGSGGAGGSGGAGGSGGAGGSGGATGAGGKGGPSGNAIAASACSYRRSTADTSTSGGLGALLVLAAAAGLRRRRSA, encoded by the coding sequence TTGGTTCTCACGGCGCTCGCAGGCTGTGCACCAGAGCGAGCGAGCGAGCCCCATGCCGGCGCGGCCTCGCCGCCCGCGAAGAACCAGGCCGGCGAGCTCGATATCGCGACGGTCATGCGGAGGGCGCATTTCAGCTATCGCGCGGATGGCGGGGCGTTCTCCGGCGGACACACGACGTACGCGGTGCGGGCGAACGCCGAACAGCTCGTCGTCTGGCCTGCGGATAGCGATCTCGTCAAGGACCCACAGGACAGCCTGACCGCGCCTTTCGTCGCGTCGGTCGAGAGCATCACGCGCGGCGCAACCGCGCTCGCAGATCACCGCGGGGAGCCTGCGGTCCAGCCCGATGCGAGCCTCGGCATCACGCGCGGCGCCGTGGTCGAGCACCTCGAGAACACCGAAGATGGCGTGGAGCAGAGCTTCGCGTTCGCGGCGCGCCCCGCGGGCGAGGGCGACCTCGTAGTCTCGATCGCGGTGACCGGCGAGACGTTCGTGGGCGAGACCGAGGGGGGCCTGCATTTCGCGGACCCGGCGACGGGGCTCGGCGTGCGGTACGGCGCGGCGACGTGGATCGACGACAATGGCGTTCGGACGCCGGTCGAGGCCGATTTCGACGGCAGTCACATACGATTGCGCGTCCCTTCTTCCGTGATCGAGGCCAGCGCGTACCCGGCGGTGCTGGATCCGCTGATCGGTCCCGAGATCGCCATCGACGAGCCGGTGCTGGCGCTCGCCCAGGAAGAACAGTCGTATCCTGCCATCTCGTACATGAACGGGACCTACCTCGTCGTCTGGTCCGATTACCGCCACACACTCGACCGCGACCTCCTGGCCGCGCGTGTCTCGGCGTCTGGCACGCTGCTCGATCCGGGAGGCATTTTGATCTCGATTCGAAACGAACGGGATTTCAATGCCGACGTGGCCAACGACGGCACCAACTGGATGGTCGTGTGGACGACCAACTCGTCCTTGAGCACCGCCTACAGCCTTCACGCGGCGCGCGTGACGCCGGCCGGCACCGTGCTCGATCCCGATGGCAGCGACCTCGATGCGCTCGGTGGACCTCCATCGATCGCGTTCGACGGGACGAATTATCTCGTCGCCTACTCGTCCGGCACGTACGTGCGTGGCAAGTTTCTCGATACGAACGGCGTGCACGTGAAGACCGTGAGCTTCACGTCGGCGGGCGGCAGCGCCTCCGTCTCCGACGTCGCCACGGCCTACAATGGGACGAACCATCTCATTGCGTACAATTACAAGACGAGCTCCACCACCTTCCGCGCTGGAGCGCGCCGCGTGTCCTCTGCCGGCGTGATGCTCGACGCAGCGGACATCGTCGCCTGCAACAACAGCACGAATTGCGGCTCCGGACCGATCGGCCTCGCTTCGGACGGTTCGGGCTGGCTCATCGCATGGGACGGCCAGAGCAGCACGAACAACATCTTCGGCCAGCGCATCTCCGCCGCAGGCGCCGCGCTCGACGGAGCATCGGGCTTCGCCATCGGATCCGGTGCGAACGCGAACCCTCCCCAGCAGGTCGACGTGTGCTTCGGCGGCGGCGGCTATGGCGTGTTCTGGGACGACCAGAAGAAGGTCTACGGCGCCCGCGTGAGCTCGGCAGGCACGGTCGTCGTGCCGACGACGCTGGTGTCGACCGAGGGATACGAGCGCGCACAGGCGAGCGCGGCGCACGACGGGACGAACTATTACCTTGCATTCCTGGATAGGCGCAACGATACGGGCGACATCTTCGGCCTGCGTGTATCGAACGCGCTCGCGATGCTCGACCCGGCGAGCACGCTCCTCACGTACTCGGGGAACGCACAGCAGGATGTGCGTGCCGCATACAACGGAACGGATTGGCTCGTCGTCTGGAAGGACCAGCGGACGGGGAACACGCACGCTTCCGACATCTGGGGCGCGCGCCTCAGCAATACGGGCACGGTGCTCGATCCGCTGGGGATCCCCATTGCACAGGCGGCGGAGACGCAGACCGCCCCGGCGGTCGCGGCCAACGGCGCCGACTGGCTCGTCGCCTGGGAAGACCGCCGGACCCCACTCCTGGGCAACGACATCTATGCCGCGCGCGTCTCGAGCGCCGGGGTCGTCATCGACCCGAGCGGCATCCCCGTCGTGAGTCGCAGCTCGCACCAGAAGACGCCTGCGATCGCCGCAGACGGGACGAACTGGTTCGTGGTCTGGCATGACTGGTACGATGGCGAGATCTATGGCACGCGCGTCACGCCGTCGGCGGCCGTGCTGGATGGCGGAAAAGGCATCCAGATCTCGACGGACGACGGCTCGCTGCCGGCGATGGCCTTCAATGGCACCAACTATCTCGTCACCTGGACCAAGTCGACGAACGCGAACGATGTCGTCGGCGCCCGCGTGACGCCCGCCGGAGTTGTGCTCGATCCAGGCTCACAGGCCATCCCGATCGCGACCACTACGGCGGACGAGGCCACCGCGAGCGTCGCCTCGAACGGGACCGATTGGTTCGTCGTGTGGGAGTCCAGCGCCGAACTCAAAGGGGCGCGCGTCGGCGCCGCCGGCACCGTGATCGATTCCCCGGCGCTCACCGTGAACGCCGGCGGAGGCACCAGAAAGACTGCATCCACGGCCTGGGACGGCACGAAGTACTGGGTCGTCTGGCAATACGAGCAATGGTACCCCACGGCGCTCAAGGAGATCTGGGGAGCCCGGGTCGGGAGCAACGGAGTGATCGAGGACCCAGCCGGGTTCGCCGTGGCGACGGAGCTGCCCGAGCGGCCCAAGCTCCGGCCTTCTCTCGCCGCAGGCAAGCCGAAAGAGCTGCTCGTCACTTATCATCGAATGGATGCGACGCTCCCGTATACGACATACCGAGCCCGGGCGCGTATCCTGTCGGGCGTGACCGTGCCGGACGGCGCGGCCTGCTCGGTCGCGGTGCAATGCGCGAGCGGCGCGTGCGTCGACGGCGTCTGTTGCGATACGGCGTGTTCGGGCACGTGCCAGGCGTGCACCGCCGCAAAGAAGGGTGCGGGCGCCGACGGCGTGTGTGGGCCGATCCTCGTCGACACCGATCCCGATGACGAGTGCGTCGCAGAGGACGCCACCTCGTGCGGGCAAGAAGGGTCCTGCAGCGGCGGGTCCGCATGCAAGCTCCATCCCGCAGGCACGGTTTGCGGCCAGACTTGCAATGGCGTCGACGTGCAGCCCGAGATCTGCGACGGAGCCGGCACGTGCGCGCCGGGCGGGACGTTGACGACCTGCGCCCCCTACGTTTGCGCGAACGGCGCGTGCATGAGCTCGTGCACGACGAACGCCGATTGCTCGCTGGGGCTCACCTGCTCTGGCGGCGCGTGCGTGCTCCTCCATGACAACGGTGGGCTGTGCTCGGCGGGCGCCGAATGCAAGTCGGGCTTCTGCGTGGACGGCGTCTGCTGCGACACGGCATGCGCGTCCACGTGCCAGGCGTGCACCGCGGCCAAGAAGGGCGCCGGCACGGACGGTACGTGCGGGGCCGTGGTCCAAGGTCTGGATCCCGATGGTGATTGCGAAAAGGACCCGGTCTCGACGTGCGGCAAGACCGGGGAATGCAGCGGTTTCGGCTCGTGCGAGCTGTATCTCGGGGGCACCCCTTGCGGCAACCCCATCTGCCAGGGGACGGAGCTGAAGGGCCAGGTTTGCAGCGGCGCGGGCACGTGCATCGTGGCGCCGAACGGGCACCAGAGCTGCGCGCCCTACACCTGCACGAACGGCGCTTGCACGAGCACGTGCGTGTCGAACTTGGATTGCGCGCCGGGCCATGTCTGCGCGGAGGGCGCGTGTGTCCCGCCGCTCGTGAACGGCAGCGTGTGCGCGACGAGCGCGCAATGTAGCTCGGGCTTCTGTGTGGACGGCGTCTGCTGCAATACTCCGTGCACGGGCGATTGCCGCGCGTGCTCGATCGCCAAGAAGGGAGGCGGCGCGGACGGCGTATGTGGTCCCGTCGCACTCGGCACCGATCCGGACAACAACTGCGCGTCGGATGCTCCGTCGACTTGCGGGCGTACGGGCGTGTGCGCGGGCGACGGCACCTGCCAGCTCCACGCGCAGGGCACGTCGTGCGGGGCGAGCGTCTGCCAGGGCAGCGTGGTCAAAGGTCAGATCTGCAATGGCGCGGGCCAGTGCGTGAACGACGCGGGGGGGCAGGACTGCGCGCCCTACGTCTGCGCTGGCGGCACGTGCAAGAATCCGTGCTCGACCTCGAACGAATGCCTGTCCGGCTACGTGTGTCTTGCCGGTGCATGCATGCCGCCTGGATCGCAGGGCGCCCCCTGCGGTGCCGGGGCCGGGTGCGCCTCGGGCTTCTGCGTGGACGGCGTATGCTGTGACGCAGCGTGCGACGACGCATGCGAGGCCTGTTCGGCGGCGAAAAAAGGCCAGGGCACGGACGGTGCGTGCGAGCCGGTCAAGGCCGGCACGGATCCGGATGACGAATGTGCAGCGCAGGTGCCATCGACCTGCGGCTACAATGGCCAGTGTAACGGGGTGGGAACCTGCGCACGGTACGCGGCTGGTACGGAATGTGCGCCGGGCACGTGCACCGGCAGCACGCAGACGACCCCATCCCAGTGCGATGGTGATGGGACGTGCGTCGCGGGCGCGCAGACGGCGTGCGTCTCTGGGTACGCATGCAAGGGTGCGCAGTGCGCCACGAGCTGCACTGACGATGGCCAATGCGCGCCGGGCCACGAATGCGATCCGATGATGCAGTGGTGCGTTCCGTCGATGGGCAGCGGCGGAGGGGGTGGTGGAATCGGGAACGGCGGCGGCGGCGGAAGCACGAGCGCAAGCGGGAGCGGCGGCGCAGGCGGGAGCGGCGGCGCAGGCGGGAGCGGTGGCGCAGGCGGGAGCGGTGGCGCAGGCGGGAGCGGCGGCGCGACGGGCGCGGGCGGCAAAGGTGGTCCTTCAGGCAACGCGATCGCCGCGTCGGCCTGTAGTTACCGGCGGTCCACAGCGGATACATCGACCTCTGGCGGCCTGGGCGCTCTGCTCGTGCTCGCGGCCGCAGCGGGATTGCGGCGGCGGCGATCGGCTTGA